CTTTGATAAATAACTCGTTAGGTGTATTCAGCAAGTTTCCAGCTTTAATAAAAACACTGATGTTATTCTTGAATTTCTTCTCTACAGAAGCATCCATTTGGATGAATCCTTTTTGCCATAAATCATTGTCCACAAACTGAGAGATCGTATTGATTCTTTCACCTGTATAAGATCCTGCCAGTTGCGCATCCCAGCCATGTTTACTGTCTTTATAAATCAAAGATAGATTTCCGGTATGTGCAGACTGACCGAACAAAGGCCTGCTTTGCTCTACATTAATTAATTTAAGATCACCACTTTCAGTTCTGATCCTGCTGCTTTTATCGGTAGTGATTCTGGAATGTGTATAAGTGTAATTAGCTTTAATCCCTATTTTATTGAAGAACTTGATATAATCTACTTCTAAACCGTAATTTTTAGCCGTTCCAAAATTACCAGGTGTATAATACTGATCCTGTCCCCTGGTCGCATCTGCCTGTATAGTATATTCAATCGGATCTTTGATGTTCTTATAAAACGCACCTGCCAATAACTGATCAGTGTTGTTCGGGAACAATTCATAACGTAAATCAAAGTTATCAGCAATAGCACGTTTCAAATCCGGATTACCACGTTCCTGATATTCTTCAGTCACAGTTTTTGAAGGCACAATCTCATAAAATCCAGGACGGTTCAGAGAGCGGAAATAAGTTGCTCTTAAGTTTTCATTTTTACTCAGGCCATATTTCAGGTTCAGACTTGGAAGCAGGTCTGTATAGACCTGGCTACCAGCCGGATTTGACTCTCCCGCAGGAAATAACAGGTTGTATCCTTGATTGGTATGCTCTACTCTTGCCCCGCCGATTACTTCCAGTTTCGCGATTTTAAAATTGAACATTCCATATCCAGCTGTAGTTTTTTCAGAAGCATCATAAGTCAATGGATTGGCTACTGCCCCTTTTGGATTCTGAACCTCCCAGTTAATGTCTGTATAGTTCATGAAATCAGTTCCGTATAAGCCTGCTCTGTTTAATGGATAAAGGACGTAGTTATTATAGAAACTGCCTCTTTGTTTATCTCTGTAAAGCCCGCCACCTGTAAAATCAACTTTTGTACCTGCAATATCTGCCGTATAAGTAATGTCCAGATAACCCGCTTTGTCTTCATCTGTGTTTCTTGACCATCTGTGATCACTTTCTTTAGCTGTGGTCCGGTTATCCAGAAAATTTCTGCGTGTTCCGTTTAACGTGATCGTTGTTTCATCCGGAATATCATTTTTAGCCGTAGAGTAAACTGCTGACCATTGTACTTTTAATTTCTTCGGAATCAGTATATGTTCACCATGCAAAGTGCTGTTATAAATTTGCTGCTCTGTATATCTTGAACGCGTTGCATAAGAGATCTCTGCGCTCCCTGTTGCTGCATTGTATTCTGAAGTAGAGAAATTTGTTGTGATCTGATCACGTGTCTGTATACTGGTCAGGTTCACATAAGAGTTAACCAGCGACAGTTTATTTCTATCATTAAAATTATAATCTATTTTACCGTGTAATCCGTAACGTTTCTGCTGTTCGCTAAACTGTCTTTCGGCCATAGAAGTAATTCTTGAAAACTTATCTGTTTCTGCAACAGTTGAGTTAAAGAAAGTACTGTTTGTACCACGGTATGTATTCTGATAACTGCCTGCAATTAATACGCCCAGTTTGTTATTTAAAAAGCGTTGTCCAATAGAAATACCACCTACCAGGTTAGGATCTGCCTGTTTTGCTTTGTAATCCACTGTTCCTTTGGAAAAATCGGCTGCTTTAGCTTCATAAGCTCTGCCATTATTTTCATAAGGAGATTTCGAATTGATTGCACCTGCATCAAAAGCAAGAAATTTACGGTCAAAAAGCATCTGGCTGTAACCTGTAGCCAAATTTGCATTCACTTGCAATTTAGAAGGTGCATCTTTCATGACCATATTAACCACACCACCCACGGCATCACCTTCCATATTTGGTGTCAATGACTTATAAACTTCCAAACGCTCCAGTAATTCTGAAGGAAAAATATCCAGAGGTACATATCTGAATTTGTTATCAGGACTTGGTATTTTGATACCATTTACCAAAGTATAGTTATACCTTTTGTCCATTCCGCGAAGAATAGCATATTGCCCGTCTCCATTATTGCTTCTTTCAATGGTTACGCCCGACACCCTTTGTATGGCATTGGCTACCGTTAAATCCGGGGAAATTTCCATTGCCCTTCCAGAAACCACATTCATCACCTGCATAGATTTCTGCTCTATTTTTCTGGCTGTACGTTCTGTAGAACCTTCCTGTTTAGCTGCAATCACAATTTCACTCAGGTCATTGGTATTGTCTTCACTCAGATACACATTAAGCGAAGGATTATGTTCCTTGTCTACTTCAATCTGTTTGGTAAAGCTTTTATAACTGATATAAGAAACCTTAATAGTAAAAGTTCCTGCCTTCACGTGTTTGAACTCGAAAGAACCGTCCAAACCTGTCTGGGTTGTTTGTGTTGTGTTTTCCAGCTTAACCGAAGCACCAATCAAGGCTTCCCCGGTCCGATGGTCGTACACATGTCCTTTAATGTTACCGGCTTTTGCCACCGCTATGCTTAAGAATAAGCAAAGAATCGTTTGTAAAATTAATTTCATTGTTCAAATTGTTTGTTTGTGAGCGTGTTGTTTTTTCGCTGTGACAAAAGTGTGTTATCATTTCTCAGCAGACTAAAAATCACCGTGTACAAAATGTAAACACCGTGAACCGGACTGTATACAAAGCGCATACAGCGTATACACACCTATCATAACCAATTGATTTTCATATAATTAAAAAGAACAAAGCCGCCGTTATCATTCAGTTAGCGTAACATTAAGGAATTGTTAATAGCCGAAATTTGATTTTTGTAGTCAGATCCGATCCCGTTCTTAAGCAAATCAAATTGTCTGAATGAAGGTGCTTAAATTATCTCCCTGACCGATATTCAGTTTTTTTCGCAGCCGGTACCTGGCTACTCTCAGGCTATCCTGAGAAATACCGAAGATTACGGCCATGTCTTTGGAACTCATATTCATTTTTAGCAGGGCGATTAACCGGATATCATTTACAGTCAGTTCTTCGCAATGCGCCTTAAGGTTATCAAAAAATGACTGGTGCAATTGTTCGAATACCTGGGTAAAATCTTTCCACTGCTGGTCATGATTGATATTCTGGTTTAATTGTCTGACCAATTGCTGCAATTGCTTTTTCTGATCCCGTTTATCTTCTTTGATCATCTCATCGAGCTTGGTACGTAAACTATCCAGAAAATTATTATGCTGTATCACTTGTAAAGTATGCGTAGTGAGCTCCCTGCTTTTAAGCTCTAATTGTTCCTGCTGCGCCTGGTTAAGCTGCTCATTTTTTTCTGCGATGGCCTTGTTTTCCCTCAGCTTCAGCCGCTGACGGGAGATCGTCAGTATGCCCATGACAATCAGCAGCAGAATAACCACAACTACTGCTATACTGATAATCAGGTTTACCTTTTTGCTGTTTTCCAAAGCGGCAATTTCATCGTTTTTCTTATCTATATTATAGATGATCTGTAAAAAGGACATTTGCTTATTACTTTCATCAGAATACAGGTGGAGCACATGTTTACGGCTCAGTTCCATATAATAATAGGCACTATCATTTTGTCCGGTCAGGTTATAGGATTTAGCAATATCCCGGTAGGCAGAAGCCTGCTGATATTCATTTTTGGTAGCGATGGACAAACTTAAAGCAGTCCTTGTATATTTCAACCCTTGTTTATAATCACCAGTTTTACGAAAAATATCACCCAGATTATTGATCACTTCAATACTGGAAACTTCGTTGTTTACGGCTTTGTATAATTTCAGAGATGCATCGAAGTAATATTTCGCGGAATCATAACGAACCAGATCTTCGTGAATACTCCCCAGGTTCTCATAGATTTTAGCTTCTCCCTGTTTATATCCTGCCAGCTGGTACTCTTTTAAAGCATGCCGCTGATAATAAAAAGCACTATCATAACGCTGTTCTTTCTCATACAAATGACCAATATGTCCGTAAGTCTCTCCTAATCCTATATGATTATGCGTCATTTTATAAAGCTTCAACGCCTGATCATACTGCTTTCTGGAAGACTTTTTATTGAAGTTCTGCTCATAGACTACTCCCATATCATTCAGATTATCAGCCAGTAAGTCTTGTTCGCTAAGCTGTTTGAATAACTTATCTGCTTGCTGATGGTATTCCAGAGATTGCGCATAATGCCCCTGGGCGTAACATATTTTCCCCATCTGCTGCAAGCACATTCCAATAATCTTCTTGTTATTGTCTATCAGCGCCTGATGATAAAGCTTTTTCAGCTGGATAAATGCAGAATCCGGGAAACGGTTACTCAGCGCTAAAGTATGTTTAAGTTCTTGTTCAGGACCTGATTTTGCCTCAGCTTTGCTCAGATGAAATAAACAGATGAATAGTAAAATCGAGGTTTTAAGATATAATTTGCAATTGACAGCTATCATTGGAGAACAATTAAACAGCCGCTTGATTGGAGATCCGGCCCCTGCAAAGGAAGCCTTCTAGTGTTAATACAATGTTAAGCCAATGGTAATGAATACTGAAATGTTAGGTTTTGTTTAATAACATGATAACATTAATTGTACAAAATAAGAAATAAAAGATTTAAATTTAGGCATAGGTATTGATATACATTCCATACTAAAACTATTTAACACAGATTATATGCTCAGACACACCTATTACGATCAGAACGAAACGAATATGCCGGAAAACAAATTGATCGACTTACAAGAATATTACGAGATTGAATATTGGTCTAAAAGATTTGGTGTAACACCAGAATTATTAAAGCGCGCAGTAAAAGAATCAGACAGTGCTGTCGCTGACGAAGTAGAAAAATATATCAGAACTAAATACGCTTAATAAAAAGGCGCTCCATTACATTAAAGGAGAAAACAGACGACTTAACTTTTCAGGAAACTGTTTATATAAAGGTCTTTTTTCCCACTCTTCAGGATTAATCTGTATCGCATCTTTCAGATCCTGATAGAATATTTTTGTCATTTCCTGAGCGGTATGACTATCGTAAATGACACTGTTCACCTCAAAGTTCAGTTCGAAACTTCTATTGTCCATATTGGCGGTTCCAATTACAGATAATTGCTGATCTGACACCATTGTTTTCGCATGGATAAAACCTTTCTGATATTCATAAATCTCTACCCCTGCGCTCATCAGATCGCCATAATAAGACTTCCCTGCGGCAGAAACCATTCTTGAATCCGATACTCCGGGAACCAATAAAACTACTTTTACGCCACTCAGTGCCGCCACAACAAGTGCATCCAGTAAACTTTCGCCCGGAATAAAATAAGGTGTCGTGATTAAAATTTCTTTCTCTGCCATCCCTATCGCCTGTATTAATGAAAACAGAATGGTAGGATTGTCTGAGTCAGGTCCGCTTGCAGCAATCTGCATCACCGCATTTTCACCGTTTTCCTGGGAGGCCGAGAAGAAATCTTTTTGCGGAACAAGTTCTTCATCTGCACAAAAATTCCAGTCACAGATAAACAGGTACTGGAGATAATAGATCCCTGGACCTGTTATTTTTAAATGCGTATCCCTCCAATAAAGCTGATTTGGGCGTTTTGGACTATTGATATAACGGTCACTGACATTAATTCCGCCCGTAAATGCAATATTTCCGTCAATGACAATGATTTTGCGGTGATTTCTGTAATTAATCCGGTTGGCTAGTGCAATAAACAAGATCTTATAAAATGGATAGGCCTGTACTCCCGCATCAATCAATTCGGGAACAACCTTTTTACGGATGCTGCTGCTGCCAAAATCGTCATAGATTAAACGTACCTGCACTCCTGCCCTTGATTTCTCCATTAAAATATCTTTGATCGCATTGCCTATTTCATCATCTTCATAAATATAATATTCAATATGGATGTGATGTTTTGCCTGTTTTAAAGCTTCCAGTACCGCAGGAAATTTCTCTTCCCCATTTTTTAAGATCTCCACTTTATTATTTCCGGTCAGGTTACTCAATCCATCATTCAAAAGGAGTTTAACCAATTTCTGATATTTCAGGAGTTCAACAGGCACGCTGTTCCATGTCTTTTCAGATTCTTTTAAAATCTGCTTTTCAATGTGACGTTGCATCAGTTCATTCTTAACGATCTTTTTGCTGTATAGTTTTCGCTTGCGGTAATTGGTTCCCACGCAGAAATAGATGATAATCCCCAATACTGGAAAAAAAACAGTTAGCATCAGGTAAGCCAGGGTTTTACTGGTTGAATTGGTATCATAAATAATGCGCAGACAGGTTGCGATAACAACCAGAGTATAAACAATTTCCAATAAGAGTATCCAGCTGATTTCTTGCATATTATTTTAAAAAGATAGCGTAAAGCATATTCCCCAAATGTAACCAAAGATTTAATTCTGCTGTCCACAGATTTACATTTTAAGGTGGACAAAAATAAATAGTAGTCATTCAGTATCAACAGATTGAGTATTTGGCTATTTCATCTGAAAAAAGCAAACCTTGGCATAAAATTGGTGGTATAATTTTCAATTAACGAAACTCATAACCAATGAATAAGAAAATTTTAATATTTGATGACGATCAGGAGGTACTTACTGCAATGGAGTCATTACTTGATTTTGTAGATTGGGATTTAATTACCTTTTCAACCGGCCAGGATGCCCTAAAGAAAATTGAAAGGGAAAGCCCTGATTTAATTCTGATGGATGTCGAATTAGATGGATTTGATGGCAGGGAAATTTGCAGGTCAATCAAAGAAAACCAGGCACTGCAACATATCCCTATCATCCTTATTTCAGGGCAGCTCCGTCCCGAAATGATCATAGATACGGAGTTTGGCCCGGACGATTTTTTACCAAAACCATTTAATATTGGTGATCTGATTGATAAAGTCTATTTTCAGCTGGCTTCTTAAATTTACAATGCGTCCAGCGCTTTTAAAATTGTGGAGCAGGCTTTCCTGATCTCTTCTTCAGTGATAATTAATGGAGGAGCAACCCTTAAGGCTGTTTCACAATGTAAAAACCAGTCTATAATAATACCATCAGCGGCACAAAGCTGGCTTACTTTTTCTACTTGCTCAAAACTGTCCAGTTGAATACTCATCATTAATCCCTTACCCCTAACCTCACGGATGAGCTGGTGAACGAGTAATGTTTTAAATAATTCCCCTTTTGCAGCTACACCAGCTACCAGATTTTCTTCCAGGATAACTTCCAGACTTGCCAGACCGGCTACGCTCGATACCGGATGTCCGCCAAAAGTAGTAATATGCCCAAGAATAGGATTTTCTTTGAGCACCCCCATCACTTCCCTGTTAGCGATAAATGCCCCAATTGGCATTCCGCCTCCCAATGCTTTGGCCAGCAGCAGGATGTCTGGTACAATATCATAATGTTCAAAAGCGAAGAGTTTTCCTGTACGGCCAAACGCGGCTTGTATTTCATCCAGAATAAGTAGAGTACCAGTCGCAGTACATTTATTCCTTAGTTTTTGCATATAAGTTTTAGAAGCTACCCTGATTCCTGCCTCTCCCTGTACCGTCTCCATAATCACACAGGCTGTATTTTTAGTGATCAGCTCCAGGTCTTCTTCTTTGCCATAGGTTATAAAACGAACATCAGGCAGCAAAGGACGGTATTTCTGTTTAAAGTGTTCATTGCCCATTACGCTTAAAGCACCGTGTGTACTGCCATGATAGGCATGATGACAGGAAATAATTTCGGACCTTCCAGTATAACGCTTCGCTAATTTTAGCGCTCCTTCTGTGGCTTCCGTTCCCGAATTGACAAAGTATACGTTATTCAGCTTTGAAGGCAGCACACTGATCAGTTTTTCTGCAAACCTGACCATCGGAGATTGTACAAATTCACCATAAACAGTAAGGTGAAGGTATTTATCCAGTTGTGCTCTGATCGCATCCAGTACTTTTGGATTTCTATGTCCAATATTGCTGACTGCAAATCCAGAAACAAGATCCATATAACTTTTCCCGTTTAAATCATACAAATACATTCCCTCTGCATGGTCAACTTCAAGCATATTCGGACTGGTAGATGTTTGGGCGTTATTACGTAAAAAAAGTTCTTTGTGACTGATCATTGGATTTTCTGAATTTTGCGGTAAAACTACTTATAATTTAAACAGGCTCTAAGGAAAAGAAGATCTTTTCCTTGTAAAAATCGGTAAGGCGTTTAGAATTTCAGGCTAAATATATGGTGCTCTGCCTGGTAGCTGTAACTCAGCTTATACTGATAAAGATTGCAGATTTGACTGGTAATGGCTAGTCCCAGCCCGGTCCCTTCAGAAGAAGCATCTTTATAAAACCTTTCAAACACACTATGACCATTCAGTGCTTTTTGTGATCCGGTATTGGAGATGGTAAGCAACCCGGTTTGCAGCGCTATTTTTATTTTTCCATGCTGCTTGTTATGCCTGATGGCATTGTTGATCAGGTTATTCAGCAGAATATCTGCCAGATATTTACTCATATGTAACTGCTGGGGCTCCAGGTACTTTTCCACTTCAATCTCATTGGCAATAAATAGTTCATTGAATTGGCGAAGCTTTTGCGCCAGTAAAACATCCAGTGCTATATCTTCCTCATCCTTAATCAGGTTATTCTCAATTTTGGCCAGTAATAACAACGATTGATTGAGCCGGGATAATTTATTGACCGCCAGATAAACATCCTCGATCAATTCTCCCTGTTTATCTGTTAACGATTCTGTTTGGATCAGTGTATCAAGTTTAGAGTTAATGACTGCTAAAGGGGTCATCATTTCATGCGAAGCATTATCGGTAAAACTTTTCAGTTCTTTGTAGTCTTGTCTGACCCTGGAAGACATAGAAATCACGGATTGATTTAATTCCTGAAATTCATCAATCTGAGTATGCTGCACTGAAAACTCATTTTTATCAGCCAGATTAAAGGCTTTGAGTTGTTTAAGCATCTCATAAAATGGACGCCACAAGCTACTGAGGACAAATCGATTAACTACTGTCAAACTAATCAGTAACAATACAATTATCCCGAGGGTAATCAGAAAAATAAGCCTTACCAGATCTTCTGCTTCCAGACTGGATTTGGTGATAGTGACTGCGTAATCTTTTTCACCAAGTTTAACCGATGTATTCAGGCTGCGTCCTGGTTCTGTTTCTTTTTCCTCCGGATTATAGTACCAGGTATTACTAAAGCCCCTGTCTGTGGTATCCCCTTTTTTTAATTCATGATAGGTTACCTTCTGATCTTTAAAGTCACTGGGCAAAGGCAGTTTATGATATTCACGGACACTGGCCAGAATTTCTTCTTCTTCAATTTTAAGGTCGTTGTCCAGCTTATTGGTTAAGATATAGTGGATAGCAAAATAATAAATAGCCCCGCTTAACACCAATATGATGAGTGAAGTGAAGAGATTTACCCTGTTATATTTTTGTGCTAATCTCATCCTTCTTTTGATATGACTCTTATTAGCTGCTAAATTTGTAGCCTACGCCATACATAGATTTAATGTAGTCATTACATCCCGCTTCCACCAGCTTTTTTCTCAGATTCTTAATATGTGTATAGATAAAGTCAAAGTGATCAGAAAGATCAATTTCATCACCCCAAAGATGTTCTGCAAGCGCACTTTTAGTAATTACTTTCCGTTGATTGGCAATAAAATAGACCAGCAGGTCATATTCTTTTTTGGTCAGATTGATATTGGTTTCGCCTACTGTTGTCCGCATGGCCAGGGTATCAATATTGATTTCGTGGAAAACAATCAGGTTATTTCCATCAAAACTTTTCCTTCTTACAATAGCTGATACTCTTGCTTTTAGCTCAGACAAATGAAAGGGTTTAACGAGGTAATCATCAGCACCCAAATTAAGTCCGGACAGTTTATCATCCAGAGAATGCCTTGCTGAAATAATCAGTACCCCATCTGTTTTATGCATTTGCTTCAGCTTGCGTAAAAGCTCCATTCCATCGCCATCCGGCAAAGTAAGGTCAAGCACAATACAGTCGTAATTATAAATATTTATTTTAGTTAATGCTGCCGCGTAATCCTCTGCTGTTTCACAAATGTTCCCTTCTTCAGTGAAATATGCAATGATGCTGTCCCTCAGGGCTGTTTCATCTTCTACTAAGAGGATTTTCATGGTGCAGGTTCCTCATGGATATCAACAGGTCTGATAATCATCCTTAAAGACTGATCTTTGGAAAAGTAAGCTACAGTCCAGTTGTAGAAAGTCCTGAACCTGTTACGGTAAGAAATTAATGACATCAGGTGAATAAATAACCACGCAAGCCACGCTATAAATCCGTTCAGGTGAATCCTTGGTTTTGGTAAATCTACTACTGCCTTATTGCTTCCTATAATTGCCATGCTTCCCCTGTCTTTATAAATGAAACTGCGCGGCACTTTTTGTTCTGCAATACGGATAAAATTCGAAGCCAGGTTTCTACCCTGCTGAATTGCAACTTGTGCAACCTGCGGGTGACCTTCCGGATAACCAGGATCACCGGATTGCATAGCGGTATCACCAATGGCATAAATATTTTCCAGTCCCTGTACTTTATGGAAGCCGTCAACGGTCATTCTTTTTCCACGTCCATAACTCGTCGCAGGGATTCCTTTAAAACTCATTGCACTGACACCCGCTGCCCAGATCAGGTTCTTGGTGGCAATTTCCGTTCCGTCAGAAAGGATCACTTTATCATTCACGAAATCGTTTACATGGCTGTTCAGCAAGATCTTCACCCCTAATTTAGTCAGAGATTCGTAAGTGTTCACCTGAGATTTTGTACTCATGGGCTTCAGCAAAGCTGCCCCGCCATCAACAAGGTAGATCTGAGCACCTGTATTTTTCAATTCAGGATAATCTTTATGCATGATATTATGGCGCATCTCTGCGAACATTCCTGAAATCTCCACTCCTGTAGGCCCGCCACCAGCAATAACAATAGTCAGGCTTTTTGCAATCTCTGCTCTGTCTTTGGTGATCGTAGCTTCTTCGAAATGCGTGAGTAACTTATTACGCATTTGTATCGCATCACTCAGTGTTTTCATTGGAATGGCGTTTTTCTTCACGTTCTCCATCCCAAAATAGTTCGTCTCTGCACCAGTTGCAAATACGAGTTCATCATATTCAATAGTCCCGTTGCTCAATACAAGCTGACGGGATTCGGGAATTACCTGAAGTAACTCGCCCAATCTGAAATGTAAGTTGCTTTTATTTCTGAATAGTTTACGGATCGGATAACTGATACTGGAAGGTTCCAGAAATGCCGTAGCCACCTGGTAAATCAATGGTGGGAAGAAATTATAATTGTTTTTATCTACCAGGGTAACTTGATAGTGTTTCTTTTTTCCAAGTTCCAGGGCTAAGTTAATGCCTGCAAACCCTCCGCCTATAATAACTATTCGTTTCTGCATAATTTATATTTTAACTATCAGCGCCGGGAACACCTGGTGATAGTCTCTGACTAATGACAGTTAAAAGTAAATAATGTTTTGAAACCTGAATGTAAAAATTATTATAGTTAAGCTGGCAGGCTGATTTTACCCATAGTCACGCCTGGTATTCCACGGCGATGGCCAAAATCAGTTTGTCCGCCTGCTACACACTCATTCGCGAGTAACGCAAAAAGCACTGCTTCTTTAGCATCCGGATCTATCCCTAAATCAGCAGTATCATTCACTGAAAATCCTAATCCTTCGCTGATCTGCTGCACCAAAAGCGGATTGTGCATTCCACCTCCGCTTAAATAAACTTTAAACGGCTGCGCACCAATAGCCTGTTTGATCGCAGTAACGATACTGATCGCGGTAAATTCACAAAGTGAGGCTAAGGTATCTTCTTTGGAAAGCATGAGCTGTCCGGTGGCTTCTTTTGCGTTTTCCAGATAAGACAAATTGAATAATTCAGGCCCTGTAGTGCGCGGAAAAGGTTGTTCAAAAAATGGATGAGCTAATAGGGCTTTAACAAGTTCAGGGTTCGGAATTCCGGCTTTTGCTATTGCTGCATCCTGATCATAATATTTACCCGGATAATTGAGTTGTACAAATTGATCCATTAAGGTATTACCGGGGCCAACATCTGTAGAAAATACGAGATCAGGATTTCTGCCTCCGGGCAGATAAGTAAAATTCGATATGCCGCCAATATTTAATAATATCCTGTTTTCAACCGGACTGGAAAGCAATAAGTAATCTCCATAAACGGCCAATGGTGCACCTTCTCCACCAGCAGCCACATGTTTCTGTCTAAAGTCGCTCAGTGTGATTATCCCTGTTTGTACGGCAATATGATCGCCATCCCCTATTTGCAGTGTAGCATTGGGGTAAGAGTCCAGCTGATGCAGGGAAACAGGTGCATGAAAGATGGTCTGTCCATGGCTCGCTATCAAATCAACGGAGGCAGCCGGGTATCCCCATTCCTTTAAAGCTTCTAAAACCAGCTGCGCAGAATAACTTCCGATAACTGCATTTAACAAAGTAACTTTCTGCAATTCTACCTGTGTTTTGAAGGAAATCGCTTTCAATTCTTCTTTAAACTGCTGACTATAAGGCATTGTAATAAAATGCAGCACCTTGACTTTAGTTTCCAGTCCTGATCCGGTGAATTCACATAAAGCAATGTCTAAACCATCCAAAGAGGTTCCGGACATTAATCCGGCAATTATTCTGGAAGGGGCTGCGGCTATTCTGGCTAAATCAGAGAGGTGGACATTCATATTTCTATTGAGGGATGCTTTTTAAAAGATCGAGTGATAGTCCCTGGAAATTATCACCAAAATGATGATCACCCGGAACCAGTTCTGTTTTCAAACCTGCTTTGATAAATTTTGAGGCGATACCACCGCCTTCTTCTGTTCCAAAAAAACTGATTACAGGTACGTTTTTGATCTTTTTCATCTCAGCCTGCACATTATACGTTTCTGTAGTACTGCCAAAACTAAGCATATCCAATACATGAATTTCAAAGTCGGCAGTGACATCCGGCGATAAAGAAAGTACAGCCGAAAGACGTGATTTCAAAGCAGGGTCTAACCGGTCGGCAACAAAAGGAACAACTGATGCACCAAAGGAATAACCCGCCAATACAAATTTCTCTTTGTTAAACTGAGCAGTATAATGCAGGATGGCCTTGCTCAGATCTGAGGTGGTTTTCTCAGGTGTGCGGG
The sequence above is drawn from the Pedobacter cryoconitis genome and encodes:
- a CDS encoding TonB-dependent receptor, with protein sequence MKLILQTILCLFLSIAVAKAGNIKGHVYDHRTGEALIGASVKLENTTQTTQTGLDGSFEFKHVKAGTFTIKVSYISYKSFTKQIEVDKEHNPSLNVYLSEDNTNDLSEIVIAAKQEGSTERTARKIEQKSMQVMNVVSGRAMEISPDLTVANAIQRVSGVTIERSNNGDGQYAILRGMDKRYNYTLVNGIKIPSPDNKFRYVPLDIFPSELLERLEVYKSLTPNMEGDAVGGVVNMVMKDAPSKLQVNANLATGYSQMLFDRKFLAFDAGAINSKSPYENNGRAYEAKAADFSKGTVDYKAKQADPNLVGGISIGQRFLNNKLGVLIAGSYQNTYRGTNSTFFNSTVAETDKFSRITSMAERQFSEQQKRYGLHGKIDYNFNDRNKLSLVNSYVNLTSIQTRDQITTNFSTSEYNAATGSAEISYATRSRYTEQQIYNSTLHGEHILIPKKLKVQWSAVYSTAKNDIPDETTITLNGTRRNFLDNRTTAKESDHRWSRNTDEDKAGYLDITYTADIAGTKVDFTGGGLYRDKQRGSFYNNYVLYPLNRAGLYGTDFMNYTDINWEVQNPKGAVANPLTYDASEKTTAGYGMFNFKIAKLEVIGGARVEHTNQGYNLLFPAGESNPAGSQVYTDLLPSLNLKYGLSKNENLRATYFRSLNRPGFYEIVPSKTVTEEYQERGNPDLKRAIADNFDLRYELFPNNTDQLLAGAFYKNIKDPIEYTIQADATRGQDQYYTPGNFGTAKNYGLEVDYIKFFNKIGIKANYTYTHSRITTDKSSRIRTESGDLKLINVEQSRPLFGQSAHTGNLSLIYKDSKHGWDAQLAGSYTGERINTISQFVDNDLWQKGFIQMDASVEKKFKNNISVFIKAGNLLNTPNELFIKGKNSLNADLPKQKEGGNETLIRKDFYEQTYLIGLRYKL
- a CDS encoding tetratricopeptide repeat protein: MIAVNCKLYLKTSILLFICLFHLSKAEAKSGPEQELKHTLALSNRFPDSAFIQLKKLYHQALIDNNKKIIGMCLQQMGKICYAQGHYAQSLEYHQQADKLFKQLSEQDLLADNLNDMGVVYEQNFNKKSSRKQYDQALKLYKMTHNHIGLGETYGHIGHLYEKEQRYDSAFYYQRHALKEYQLAGYKQGEAKIYENLGSIHEDLVRYDSAKYYFDASLKLYKAVNNEVSSIEVINNLGDIFRKTGDYKQGLKYTRTALSLSIATKNEYQQASAYRDIAKSYNLTGQNDSAYYYMELSRKHVLHLYSDESNKQMSFLQIIYNIDKKNDEIAALENSKKVNLIISIAVVVVILLLIVMGILTISRQRLKLRENKAIAEKNEQLNQAQQEQLELKSRELTTHTLQVIQHNNFLDSLRTKLDEMIKEDKRDQKKQLQQLVRQLNQNINHDQQWKDFTQVFEQLHQSFFDNLKAHCEELTVNDIRLIALLKMNMSSKDMAVIFGISQDSLRVARYRLRKKLNIGQGDNLSTFIQTI
- a CDS encoding DUF3606 domain-containing protein yields the protein MLRHTYYDQNETNMPENKLIDLQEYYEIEYWSKRFGVTPELLKRAVKESDSAVADEVEKYIRTKYA
- the cls gene encoding cardiolipin synthase, with the protein product MQEISWILLLEIVYTLVVIATCLRIIYDTNSTSKTLAYLMLTVFFPVLGIIIYFCVGTNYRKRKLYSKKIVKNELMQRHIEKQILKESEKTWNSVPVELLKYQKLVKLLLNDGLSNLTGNNKVEILKNGEEKFPAVLEALKQAKHHIHIEYYIYEDDEIGNAIKDILMEKSRAGVQVRLIYDDFGSSSIRKKVVPELIDAGVQAYPFYKILFIALANRINYRNHRKIIVIDGNIAFTGGINVSDRYINSPKRPNQLYWRDTHLKITGPGIYYLQYLFICDWNFCADEELVPQKDFFSASQENGENAVMQIAASGPDSDNPTILFSLIQAIGMAEKEILITTPYFIPGESLLDALVVAALSGVKVVLLVPGVSDSRMVSAAGKSYYGDLMSAGVEIYEYQKGFIHAKTMVSDQQLSVIGTANMDNRSFELNFEVNSVIYDSHTAQEMTKIFYQDLKDAIQINPEEWEKRPLYKQFPEKLSRLFSPLM
- a CDS encoding PleD family two-component system response regulator; the protein is MNKKILIFDDDQEVLTAMESLLDFVDWDLITFSTGQDALKKIERESPDLILMDVELDGFDGREICRSIKENQALQHIPIILISGQLRPEMIIDTEFGPDDFLPKPFNIGDLIDKVYFQLAS
- a CDS encoding aspartate aminotransferase family protein: MISHKELFLRNNAQTSTSPNMLEVDHAEGMYLYDLNGKSYMDLVSGFAVSNIGHRNPKVLDAIRAQLDKYLHLTVYGEFVQSPMVRFAEKLISVLPSKLNNVYFVNSGTEATEGALKLAKRYTGRSEIISCHHAYHGSTHGALSVMGNEHFKQKYRPLLPDVRFITYGKEEDLELITKNTACVIMETVQGEAGIRVASKTYMQKLRNKCTATGTLLILDEIQAAFGRTGKLFAFEHYDIVPDILLLAKALGGGMPIGAFIANREVMGVLKENPILGHITTFGGHPVSSVAGLASLEVILEENLVAGVAAKGELFKTLLVHQLIREVRGKGLMMSIQLDSFEQVEKVSQLCAADGIIIDWFLHCETALRVAPPLIITEEEIRKACSTILKALDAL